The Pseudomonas wenzhouensis genome has a segment encoding these proteins:
- a CDS encoding PhnE/PtxC family ABC transporter permease: MLTTAPRDPAALPRLLISVLALLLLWPGLRLSELDLAVLIDGDNTRAMGNFLAGFWPPAHDGEFLALLGRATLETLAIATAGMSLALLIAIPAALLASRALSLSAVHRGGRPAWWANLARWPVRGLLIFLRSVPEIVWALLFVRAVGLGPTAGVLAIAITYAGMLGKVYAEIFESVDARHTRALLGAGSSRLSAFAYGVLPNAAGEMLSYTVYRWECAIRASVVMGFVGAGGLGQQIDLSLRMFAGGEVASMLLTFLLLVLLADQFSRLLRARLT, encoded by the coding sequence ATGCTGACCACCGCCCCACGCGACCCCGCCGCCCTGCCGCGCCTGCTGATCAGCGTACTGGCGCTGCTGTTGTTGTGGCCGGGCCTGCGCCTGAGCGAGCTGGATCTGGCCGTGCTGATCGATGGCGACAACACCCGCGCCATGGGCAACTTTCTCGCCGGCTTCTGGCCGCCCGCGCATGACGGCGAGTTCCTCGCCCTGCTCGGCCGCGCCACCCTGGAAACCCTGGCCATCGCCACCGCCGGCATGAGCCTGGCACTGCTCATCGCCATACCCGCCGCACTGCTGGCCAGCCGTGCGCTGTCGCTGTCGGCCGTGCACCGGGGTGGCCGCCCGGCCTGGTGGGCGAACCTGGCGCGCTGGCCGGTGCGCGGCTTGCTGATCTTCCTGCGCAGCGTGCCGGAAATCGTCTGGGCGCTGCTGTTCGTCCGCGCTGTCGGCCTCGGCCCCACCGCCGGAGTACTGGCCATCGCCATCACCTACGCCGGCATGCTCGGCAAGGTGTATGCGGAAATCTTCGAATCGGTCGACGCCCGCCACACCCGCGCATTATTGGGTGCCGGTAGCAGCCGCCTGAGCGCCTTCGCCTACGGCGTGCTGCCCAATGCCGCCGGGGAAATGCTCTCCTACACCGTGTACCGCTGGGAATGCGCCATTCGCGCCTCGGTGGTGATGGGCTTCGTCGGCGCCGGCGGTCTAGGACAGCAGATCGACCTGTCGCTGCGCATGTTCGCCGGCGGTGAAGTGGCGAGCATGCTGCTCACCTTCCTGTTACTGGTACTGCTGGCCGACCAGTTCAGCCGTCTGCTGCGCGCGAGGCTGACATGA
- a CDS encoding phosphonate ABC transporter ATP-binding protein, producing the protein MSIALRGVGLAHANGKVALENIDLEVSPGERVAIIGPSGAGKTTLLRLLATGLQPTRGEIDLLQHNPWRLAARQRQRLRARIGLIHQAPPLPPRQRVVTAVLAGKLGQWSVAKGLLNLLYPLDASGAQAALARLDIADKLYQRCDQLSGGQLQRVGIARVLYQAPELILADEPVSAMDPVLAGHTLAVLNREAAARGMTLLASLHAVDLALAHFPRVIGIRDGRIAFDLPTEQVQPEQLQALYANEQLQATPSSPVPPQPTHIPRC; encoded by the coding sequence GTGAGCATCGCCCTGCGTGGCGTGGGCCTGGCCCACGCCAACGGCAAGGTCGCGCTGGAGAACATCGACCTTGAGGTCAGCCCCGGCGAACGGGTAGCCATCATCGGCCCCTCGGGCGCCGGCAAGACCACCCTGCTGCGTCTGCTGGCCACCGGCCTGCAACCTACGCGCGGCGAGATCGACCTGCTGCAGCACAACCCCTGGCGTCTGGCTGCCCGCCAGCGCCAGCGTCTGCGTGCGCGTATCGGGCTGATCCACCAGGCGCCGCCTTTACCGCCGCGTCAGCGCGTGGTCACCGCCGTGCTGGCAGGCAAGCTTGGCCAGTGGTCAGTGGCCAAGGGCCTGCTCAACCTGCTGTATCCGCTGGATGCCAGCGGCGCCCAGGCCGCGCTTGCGCGGCTGGACATCGCCGACAAGCTCTACCAGCGCTGCGACCAGCTCTCAGGTGGCCAGTTGCAGCGCGTCGGCATCGCCCGCGTGCTGTACCAGGCGCCGGAGCTGATCCTCGCCGATGAACCGGTCTCGGCTATGGACCCGGTGCTGGCCGGCCATACCCTGGCCGTGCTCAACCGCGAAGCCGCCGCACGCGGCATGACCCTGCTGGCCAGCCTGCACGCCGTTGACCTGGCGCTGGCGCACTTCCCGCGGGTGATCGGTATTCGCGACGGGCGCATCGCTTTCGACCTGCCGACCGAACAGGTGCAGCCCGAACAGTTGCAGGCGCTGTATGCCAACGAACAGCTGCAGGCCACGCCCAGCTCGCCCGTGCCACCGCAACCGACGCATATCCCGCGATGCTGA